From a single Paenibacillus sp. FSL R5-0345 genomic region:
- a CDS encoding SDR family oxidoreductase: protein MKAIEQIIHMSKVDWSVVRIINPNVNKEGNGYATSFGDTSGKFNVSRKNVAACMFEALRKDK, encoded by the coding sequence ATGAAAGCTATTGAACAGATCATTCATATGAGCAAAGTGGATTGGTCCGTCGTACGAATCATTAATCCAAATGTAAATAAAGAAGGGAATGGTTATGCGACTTCATTCGGTGATACATCGGGCAAATTTAACGTTTCACGTAAAAACGTAGCAGCTTGCATGTTTGAAGCATTACGAAAAGATAAATAG
- a CDS encoding DoxX family protein: MDYTRLLAIMLGAGIGKVFGSKMHIEAFKQWRLPQWFRVVTGIIELGAAILLIIGFWNNTAAMCLHLRPR, encoded by the coding sequence GTGGATTATACAAGGCTTTTAGCCATAATGTTAGGGGCAGGTATAGGAAAGGTTTTTGGTTCAAAAATGCATATTGAAGCTTTTAAACAATGGCGTCTGCCACAATGGTTCCGTGTTGTCACAGGAATTATTGAATTAGGTGCTGCAATTCTTTTAATTATTGGTTTTTGGAACAATACAGCAGCTATGTGTTTGCACCTGAGGCCCAGGTGA
- a CDS encoding TetR/AcrR family transcriptional regulator — MARSKEFEENEVLDKAMKLFWEQGYEKTSLTDLVEHMGVHRRSLYDTFGDKHTLFLKAMDRFRDKVNAELTGEVKRSKTATEALQLIFSSIINGEEDSPSGCLMVNSAVELAMRDTDVDLKSTESFTLSEQLFKDIILWGQQDGEFSSDYKADDLAEHLHSVCVGLRVMTRTSMPKEKLHRIADLSIKLLYK, encoded by the coding sequence ATGGCAAGAAGCAAAGAATTCGAAGAGAACGAAGTATTAGATAAGGCGATGAAGCTTTTTTGGGAGCAGGGTTACGAGAAAACATCTTTGACAGATCTGGTCGAGCATATGGGAGTTCATCGAAGAAGTTTATATGACACATTTGGTGACAAGCATACGCTGTTTTTAAAAGCAATGGACCGTTTTCGCGATAAAGTGAATGCTGAGCTTACTGGAGAAGTTAAACGCTCTAAGACTGCTACAGAGGCTCTTCAGCTTATCTTTAGTTCCATAATAAATGGTGAAGAAGATTCGCCTTCAGGCTGTTTGATGGTAAATTCAGCGGTGGAGTTGGCAATGCGTGATACAGATGTGGATTTGAAGTCTACTGAATCGTTCACATTATCAGAGCAGCTGTTCAAAGATATTATTCTGTGGGGGCAGCAGGATGGAGAATTTAGCTCGGATTACAAAGCCGACGATCTAGCGGAACATCTGCATTCTGTTTGTGTGGGGTTAAGGGTAATGACAAGGACCTCCATGCCTAAAGAAAAATTACATCGTATAGCAGATTTATCTATTAAACTTTTGTATAAGTAA
- a CDS encoding SDR family oxidoreductase translates to MKISEQVAFVTGANRGFGRHLTLELLSRGAKVYVSARNPETIDIPGVIPVKLDITNPQEVAEAAILAKDVTLLINNAGSSTGASLLDDDVEKIHLEFDTHFFGTLSMVRTFAPILEKNGGGSILNVLSALSWFSSGTVGAYSAAKAAEWALTNDLRLNLYPHNIRVAGLHVGFMDTDMTTTLEVPKVNPADIAKIAIDGIESGSFEIIADDDSRKIQGALAVGVPALYPNLS, encoded by the coding sequence ATGAAAATTTCCGAACAAGTGGCATTTGTGACTGGAGCAAACCGAGGTTTTGGGCGCCATCTTACCCTTGAACTTCTATCCAGAGGGGCCAAAGTTTATGTTAGTGCAAGAAATCCTGAGACCATTGATATTCCAGGCGTTATACCTGTAAAGCTTGATATTACCAACCCTCAAGAAGTTGCAGAAGCTGCTATCCTCGCAAAGGATGTTACGCTTTTAATCAATAATGCAGGATCATCTACTGGTGCCTCTTTACTGGACGATGATGTAGAAAAAATACATTTGGAGTTTGATACGCATTTCTTCGGTACATTATCCATGGTGCGTACTTTTGCACCGATACTCGAAAAAAACGGGGGAGGATCCATTTTGAACGTTCTTTCCGCATTATCTTGGTTTAGTTCTGGAACTGTAGGTGCTTATTCAGCTGCAAAGGCTGCAGAGTGGGCATTGACGAACGATTTACGTTTAAATCTGTATCCTCATAATATTAGAGTAGCAGGATTACATGTGGGTTTTATGGATACTGACATGACAACCACCTTAGAAGTTCCCAAAGTAAACCCTGCAGATATCGCAAAAATAGCTATTGATGGCATAGAATCTGGAAGCTTTGAAATTATTGCTGATGATGACAGCCGTAAGATACAAGGTGCACTTGCAGTAGGCGTTCCTGCACTATATCCAAATCTTTCTTAG
- a CDS encoding alkene reductase → MNKLWSKTKIGNIELPHRLAMAPMTRSRAEKDGTPGELSSLYYAQRASMGLIISEGTQPSDDGQGYLKSPGIYTEKQIEGWKKVTNAVHEAGGFMYIQLMHVGRMSHPDNTPHHRQAVAPSAIAPGVEMFTAKGMQEIPVPRELSEEDIQNTIADFRKAAAAAIKAGADGVEIHGANGYLINQFIGENSNTRIDKYGGSVENRARFAIEVTKAVIDEIGAERTGFRISPGTPLGGINEGEQGPEVYRYLVKELAKYNLAYLHVMHLGNETLLQEIRSIWTNPLLVNRAGRALEDISVDIENGIADVVPIGVWSLANPDLVDRLKKGFSLNEVDPKTLYAGNGSLGYTDYPKMEELKSQQQ, encoded by the coding sequence ATGAACAAATTGTGGAGTAAAACGAAAATTGGAAATATAGAATTACCTCATCGTTTAGCAATGGCACCTATGACACGTAGCAGAGCGGAAAAGGACGGTACGCCGGGGGAATTAAGCTCCCTTTATTATGCTCAAAGAGCATCTATGGGATTAATAATTAGTGAAGGTACACAACCATCTGATGATGGACAAGGTTATTTAAAATCACCTGGTATCTATACTGAAAAGCAGATAGAAGGTTGGAAAAAGGTTACGAATGCAGTGCATGAAGCAGGTGGGTTTATGTATATACAATTAATGCATGTGGGTCGCATGTCCCACCCCGACAATACTCCGCATCATCGTCAAGCCGTTGCACCTTCTGCGATCGCACCTGGTGTAGAAATGTTTACTGCTAAAGGAATGCAGGAAATACCCGTCCCACGTGAGCTAAGTGAAGAAGACATTCAAAATACTATTGCAGACTTCCGTAAAGCAGCCGCAGCAGCTATTAAAGCAGGTGCTGATGGAGTTGAAATTCATGGAGCCAACGGTTACCTAATCAATCAATTTATTGGTGAAAATTCTAATACACGAATCGACAAATACGGTGGCTCTGTGGAGAACCGAGCTCGCTTTGCAATCGAAGTAACGAAAGCAGTCATTGATGAAATTGGAGCAGAAAGAACTGGCTTCCGTATTTCACCTGGAACACCTCTTGGTGGGATCAATGAGGGTGAACAAGGACCTGAGGTTTATCGCTATCTTGTTAAAGAATTGGCTAAGTATAATTTAGCATACCTCCATGTAATGCATTTAGGGAACGAAACACTGCTCCAAGAAATCCGTTCGATTTGGACAAATCCATTATTGGTCAATCGAGCAGGACGAGCACTTGAAGATATAAGTGTAGATATTGAGAATGGTATTGCTGATGTGGTACCAATCGGTGTCTGGTCATTAGCTAATCCCGATTTAGTAGACCGTCTAAAAAAAGGATTTTCTTTAAATGAGGTTGATCCTAAAACATTATACGCAGGTAACGGAAGCTTAGGTTATACAGACTATCCAAAAATGGAAGAATTAAAATCTCAACAGCAATAA
- a CDS encoding NADP-dependent oxidoreductase has product MRAAQMQKYSKEIKLVINNVEIPEINNREVLVKVKAAGVNPLDLLILNGSIRMIADYDFPLTLGNELSGVIEAVGKDVADFQVGDQVYTRLPVNKIGAFAEYVAVKDDAIAKIPRNLSFIEAAAVPLTALTAYQALKDVLNAQPNAKLFIPGGTGGFGAMAIPIAKSMGLCVITSGSERGRSRTLSIGADRFINYKEEHYAEVLSNIDYVIDTLGTDEIKTELDILRPQGKLVSLKGLPNYRFAAQNNFPIWKKMLFGLVGARLDRLSARDNKEYHFLFVQANGRQLQEITSLIENENITASIDSIYKFNDINKALHQVSTGHSQGKVIVTF; this is encoded by the coding sequence ATGAGAGCTGCTCAAATGCAGAAATACTCAAAAGAAATTAAGTTGGTCATAAATAATGTGGAAATACCGGAAATCAATAATCGTGAGGTACTCGTTAAAGTAAAAGCTGCAGGTGTAAATCCATTAGATCTTCTTATTTTAAATGGCAGTATCCGAATGATTGCTGATTATGATTTCCCATTAACATTAGGCAATGAACTATCTGGTGTTATTGAGGCAGTTGGTAAAGATGTTGCTGATTTTCAGGTTGGTGACCAAGTGTATACAAGGTTACCGGTGAATAAAATAGGAGCTTTTGCTGAATATGTGGCGGTCAAAGATGACGCTATAGCTAAAATCCCTAGAAATCTATCCTTTATTGAAGCGGCTGCAGTCCCCCTTACTGCATTAACAGCTTATCAAGCATTGAAGGATGTACTAAATGCTCAGCCTAATGCAAAGTTATTTATTCCTGGCGGAACCGGCGGTTTCGGTGCAATGGCGATCCCTATTGCTAAATCAATGGGGTTATGCGTTATTACAAGTGGTAGTGAAAGAGGGAGATCACGCACACTTTCGATTGGAGCAGATAGATTTATAAATTATAAAGAGGAACACTATGCTGAGGTTCTATCCAATATAGATTATGTGATAGACACCTTGGGTACAGACGAAATAAAAACGGAACTTGATATTCTAAGACCTCAAGGAAAATTAGTATCATTGAAGGGATTACCAAATTATCGCTTTGCCGCCCAAAATAATTTTCCAATCTGGAAGAAAATGTTGTTTGGTTTAGTGGGTGCTCGTTTAGACCGTTTATCAGCAAGAGATAATAAAGAATATCACTTTTTATTTGTGCAAGCCAATGGGAGACAGTTACAAGAGATTACTAGTCTTATTGAAAATGAGAATATTACGGCTTCAATTGATTCAATTTACAAATTTAATGATATTAATAAGGCATTACATCAAGTTTCTACTGGTCACTCACAAGGCAAAGTTATTGTAACTTTCTAA